The Lycium barbarum isolate Lr01 chromosome 9, ASM1917538v2, whole genome shotgun sequence genome has a segment encoding these proteins:
- the LOC132612090 gene encoding uncharacterized protein LOC132612090, which translates to MAHKDGNELDGDESRGQMVQHESASTEEVRMLRQQMADMYQAWMNGQAPPSSIPGFPDVTMSIPIETSTSDSLFPPGFGPHVNISNTSGTSTVRPPNAPLRNNPLFIPTVQTTTIPQPTLVQKSNNEPPSKGHHDQYYSPELTFKVPNTYNPIQQYSYPVEIEKTAKNEEQEEMARKMKSLEQSVRNMQGLGGPKSVSFRDLCMFPNVHLPLGFKTLKFEKYDGHGDPVAHLKKYCNQLRGAGSKEELLMAYFGESLAGIASEWFIDQDISNCPTWDDMAGDFVRQFQYNIDIVPDRTSLASMKKKPTESLREYAIKWREQAARVKPPIKESEMIDVFLQAQEADYFHYLLSTVGKTFAEAIKDGEMIENGIKSGKIVSQVALKATTQAIQNGSGGFGNRKKKEEGSMMVSGSNAAQRGTNHQVQQGQSNSPQHFYPHQDPRYSIAPPQYTVFNTQAYARPPQRPQWRAPAPQGFRPQQQNFQGPYNPRPKTDYVKEQGQREKFTPIGESYTSLLRKLIQLGLIEPIMPYNVNPNARGFDPTVRCEYHSNT; encoded by the coding sequence ATGGCCCATAAGGATGGAAACGAGTTAGACGGTGATGAATCTAGAGGTCAGATGGTTCAACATGAATCAGCATCAACAGAGGAAGTAAGGATGTTGAGACAACAAATGGCTGACATGTACCAGGCTTGGATGAATGGGCAAGCTCCACCATCTTCAATCCCTGGATTCCCGGATGTGACTATGTCAATTCCCATTGAAACCTCGACAAGTGATTCACTTTTTCCTCCTGGATTTGGTCCACATGTTAACATATCCAACACTTCTGGAACTTCTACTGTGCGCCCTCCAAATGCACCCCTCAGAAATAACCCACTTTTCATCCCCACTGTACAAACTACTACAATCCCTCAACCAACGTTAGTACAGAAGTCCAATAATGAGCCTCCATCTAAAGGTCACCACGATCAATATTATTCTCCGGAATTGACTTTTAAAGTCCCAAACACATATAACCCCATTCAGCAGTATAGTTACCCTGTCGAGATCGAGAAAACTGCTAAGAATGAGGAACAAGAAGAAATGGCTAGAAAAATGAAGAGTCTAGAGCAGAGTGTGAGGAATATGCAAGGATTAGGAGGTCCAAAAAGCGTCTCATTCAGAGATTTGTGCATGTTCCCCAATGTTCATTTGCCCCTTGGTTTTAAGACTCTGAAGTTTGAGAAGTACGATGGTCACGGTGACCCCGTAGCACACTTGAAGAAGTATTGCAATCAACTAAGAGGGGCAGGGAGTAAGGAAGAATTGCTCATGGCATATTTTGGAGAAAGTCTGGCGGGGATTGCCTCAGAATGGTTCATCGACCAAGATATTTCTAATTGTCCTACATGGGATGACATGGCAGGAGATTTTGTTCGACAATTTCAGTATAACATTGATATTGTGCCTGATCGCACTTCTCTCGCCAGTATGAAGAAAAAGCCCACCGAAAGTCTTAGAGAATATGCTATCAAGTGGAGAGAACAAGCTGCTAGGGTCAAACCGCCGATAAAGGAGTCGGAAATGATTGATGTTTTCCTCCAGGCACAAGAAGCTGATTACTTCCACTACTTGCTTTCCACAGTGGGCAAGACATTCGCAGAAGCAATTAAAGATGGGGAAATGATTGAAAATGGCATCAAGTCCGGCAAAATTGTGAGTCAAGTAGCACTCAAGGCTACCACCCAAGCAATTCAAAATGGGTCTGGTGGTTTTGGAAATcgaaaaaagaaagaggaaggaTCCATGATGGTATCAGGGTCCAATGCTGCTCAAAGGGGGACAAACCACCAAGTCCAACAGGGACAGTCCAACTCACCTCAACATTTTTATCCACATCAGGATCCCCGCTACTCAATTGCTCCACCCCAATATACGGTTTTCAACACCCAGGCATATGCCCGACCTCCTCAACGCCCACAATGGAGGGCGCCTGCTCCACAAGGCTTTCGTCCCCAACAACAGAATTTTCAAGGACCTTATAATCCACGTCCTAAGACTGATTATGTAAAAGAGCAAGGACAGAGGGAAAAATTTACCCCAATTGGAGAATCATACACAAGCCTGCTGCGAAAATTGATACAATTGGGTTTGATTGAACCTATCATGCCGTATAATGTGAACCCGAATGCAAGAGGTTTTGACCCCACTGTCAGGTGCGAATATCATTCTAACACTTAG
- the LOC132612087 gene encoding uncharacterized protein LOC132612087: MVKGSRQWQEKLPFALLGYRTTIRTYVGATPYLLVYGTEAVIPAEVEIPSLRIIVEAEIDDTEWVKSRLEQLSLIDEKRLTAVCFGQLYQQRMAHTYNKKVRPRHFEVGQLVVKRILPHQEEARGKFAPNWQGPYVIKQVLSKGDLQLSDIEEKVADIEINADSVKRYYV, translated from the coding sequence ATGGTAAAAGGATCCAGGCAATGGCAAGAGAAATTGCCTTTTGCTCTTTTAGGGTACCGCACGACTATCCGCACATATGTTGGTGCAACTCCTTACTTATTAGTTTATGGAACTGAGGCGGTCATACCAGCAGAAGTAGAGATCCCCTCTCTTCGAATCATTGTTGAAGCAGAGATTGATGACACTGAATGGGTCAAGTCCAGACTAGAACAATTGTCGTTAATCGATGAAAAGCGATTGACGGCGGTTTGCTTTGGCCAGTTATACCAGCAAAGGATGGCTCACACTTACAACAAGAAAGTGCGTCCAAGACATTTTGAGGTGGGCCAACTTGTTGTGAAACGCATCCTTCCGCACCAAGAAGAAGCGAGGGGAAAATTCGCCCCAAATTGGCAAGGCCCTTATGTTATCAAACAGGTGTTGTCAAAGGGAGATTTGCAGTTGTCCGATATAGAAGAAAAGGTGGCTGACATAGAAATTAACGCAGACTCAGTTAAAagatattatgtttga